Proteins encoded in a region of the Chryseobacterium piperi genome:
- a CDS encoding J domain-containing protein: MKDYYYFLGVSEDASEEDIKKAYRKLSLKYHPDKNDNDDFFAERFREIQEAYETLSDSGRRKSYDQNLESHQKSFRYNVPPAIKTFTANKIHAKKGEEIIINWQTSNADIVKVLPFGLEKAYGERVFKITEFKDGKFQLLLHVTNSLLHKTIVQGITITEVFENDSEKFRTNVEDLFKSQPRTIANPKGQPKIIKIIVALMILAAALYFLIKSF; this comes from the coding sequence ATGAAAGATTACTACTACTTTCTCGGTGTTTCTGAGGATGCTTCAGAAGAAGACATCAAAAAAGCGTATCGAAAATTATCATTGAAATATCATCCTGATAAAAATGATAATGATGATTTCTTTGCAGAACGTTTTCGTGAGATACAGGAAGCTTACGAAACCTTAAGTGATTCCGGAAGAAGGAAATCTTACGATCAGAATCTGGAAAGTCACCAAAAAAGCTTCAGATATAATGTGCCACCGGCCATTAAAACGTTTACGGCAAATAAAATTCACGCAAAAAAAGGAGAAGAGATCATTATTAACTGGCAGACGAGTAATGCCGATATTGTAAAAGTCCTTCCTTTTGGATTGGAAAAAGCTTACGGAGAAAGAGTCTTTAAAATTACAGAGTTTAAAGATGGTAAATTCCAGCTTTTACTTCATGTTACCAATTCATTATTGCATAAAACCATAGTTCAGGGAATAACCATTACAGAGGTTTTTGAGAATGATTCTGAAAAATTCAGAACTAATGTGGAAGATTTATTTAAATCCCAGCCAAGGACTATAGCCAACCCGAAAGGGCAACCTAAGATTATAAAAATAATTGTAGCACTAATGATTTTAGCCGCAGCACTTTATTTTTTAATCAAAAGCTTCTAA
- a CDS encoding DcaP family trimeric outer membrane transporter, giving the protein MKNIYKKLIASFILMFLYNINAYAQVEVAAYTNKKTDNKWSAYIEGFIQADVMVDFQKNGYKDGFMAPFIEIPQNNSVDGKFSINQSQIGLGVKRTDSEGNSDLSAYVEIDFFGPYNTTRPRLRQGYVQWKKLLIGQAWSNFTDFDAFPAILDFVGPNAMLFLQVLQIRYTTPLSAKSELSLSIEDPNVISALLPNDRRWKKKHNLPSFTALYKYTNENNYIKVGGLLSPIRHEVNDELQQKSAIKTTLGFAGMVSGKVYSKEKNNFIFQSSYGRGYATHNTVLNEARYDAIPNLDRNRLQAMKLFNIYGVYEHWWAAKLSSTAYYSYSRFGKGDFIPGKMVQKFQNIGVNFIYYPYEKVRIGVEGNYGQMSNFDKERTNGVRLQFASTFYF; this is encoded by the coding sequence ATGAAAAATATATATAAGAAGCTGATTGCTTCATTTATACTGATGTTCTTGTATAATATAAATGCCTACGCGCAAGTAGAAGTGGCAGCTTACACCAATAAAAAAACGGATAATAAATGGAGTGCCTATATTGAGGGCTTCATACAGGCTGACGTCATGGTAGATTTTCAAAAAAATGGATATAAAGACGGATTTATGGCTCCATTTATAGAAATTCCTCAAAATAATTCTGTTGATGGTAAATTCAGTATTAATCAATCACAAATAGGATTGGGGGTAAAACGAACTGACTCAGAAGGTAATTCAGACTTGTCAGCCTACGTGGAAATCGATTTTTTTGGTCCGTATAATACAACCAGACCAAGACTAAGACAAGGATATGTACAATGGAAAAAACTATTGATTGGGCAGGCCTGGAGTAACTTTACTGATTTCGATGCATTTCCTGCTATTTTAGATTTTGTAGGGCCTAATGCCATGCTTTTTTTGCAGGTTCTCCAGATCCGATATACGACGCCTCTTTCTGCTAAATCAGAATTATCACTCTCAATTGAGGATCCTAATGTAATTAGTGCTTTGCTTCCGAATGATCGTAGATGGAAAAAGAAGCACAATCTCCCATCATTTACTGCTTTATATAAGTATACTAATGAAAATAATTATATTAAAGTTGGAGGACTTTTATCACCTATAAGGCATGAAGTTAATGATGAACTTCAACAAAAATCTGCTATTAAAACTACTTTAGGGTTTGCGGGAATGGTTTCAGGAAAGGTATACAGTAAAGAAAAAAATAATTTTATCTTTCAGTCTTCGTATGGAAGAGGATATGCTACACATAATACGGTTTTAAATGAAGCGAGATATGATGCTATTCCGAATTTAGACCGTAATCGATTACAGGCGATGAAACTTTTTAATATTTATGGAGTATATGAACATTGGTGGGCTGCGAAGTTGAGTTCGACTGCTTATTACAGTTATTCCAGGTTCGGTAAGGGAGATTTTATACCAGGAAAAATGGTCCAAAAATTTCAAAATATAGGGGTTAATTTTATTTATTATCCTTATGAGAAAGTGCGAATTGGGGTGGAAGGCAACTATGGACAAATGAGCAACTTTGACAAGGAGAGAACCAATGGTGTCAGGCTTCAGTTTGCTTCTACATTTTACTTCTGA
- a CDS encoding DcaP family trimeric outer membrane transporter, whose product MTKKKHKGLMASFIIVSLFNTKISAQINLINKQTTSSSETSNDTWSAYIKGFIQTDVMLDFQEMSFKDGYATSSIAIPQNNSLGSNFSIKQSQIAVGIKQTNSEGKSDMSAYVEIDFLGPNGTTVPRFRQGYLQWKKLLIGQAWSNFSDFDIFPNIVDFVGPNGTMFIRTVQIRYTTPLSQKGTLSLSLEDPNITSILLPTTNSNWTKKSTIPIATALYRYGNTKDYLKLGAMLKPIGYTIKNETQQKDSPHTIFGYGGMISGRLYRNKLSNFRFQTSYGKGYATYNAILIGEKYDAVPDLENNRLETLSLFNILGIYEHWWTPKWSSVVYYSYSQLGKNPLVPLNMVQKFQNAGINLIYQPVKNLRIGAEGTYGNLKNFGQQSANAFRLQFSSSLSF is encoded by the coding sequence ATGACGAAAAAAAAACACAAGGGGCTTATGGCTTCATTTATTATTGTATCCTTATTCAATACAAAAATTTCAGCTCAAATAAATCTTATCAATAAACAGACGACCTCATCATCAGAAACTTCAAATGACACATGGTCTGCTTATATAAAAGGATTTATACAAACCGACGTCATGTTGGACTTTCAGGAGATGTCATTTAAAGACGGATACGCCACATCTTCCATAGCCATTCCTCAAAATAATTCTTTAGGCAGCAATTTTAGTATAAAGCAGTCCCAAATAGCAGTCGGGATAAAACAAACCAACTCCGAAGGAAAATCAGATATGTCTGCTTATGTGGAGATTGATTTTCTAGGACCCAACGGAACTACGGTTCCAAGATTCAGACAAGGTTACTTACAATGGAAGAAATTATTGATTGGGCAAGCCTGGAGTAATTTTTCCGATTTCGATATTTTCCCCAATATTGTTGATTTTGTCGGTCCTAACGGAACCATGTTTATACGAACTGTTCAGATTCGGTACACAACACCACTTTCCCAAAAAGGAACTCTTTCGTTATCTTTAGAAGATCCGAATATTACCAGTATTTTACTTCCTACCACCAATAGCAACTGGACGAAGAAATCTACGATCCCGATAGCCACAGCCTTGTACAGATATGGTAATACTAAAGATTATCTTAAACTCGGCGCTATGCTAAAACCAATAGGTTATACCATCAAAAATGAAACCCAGCAAAAAGATAGTCCCCATACGATCTTTGGATATGGAGGAATGATTTCAGGAAGATTATATAGAAACAAACTCAGTAATTTCAGATTTCAAACTTCGTATGGAAAAGGATATGCAACCTACAATGCTATTTTGATCGGAGAAAAATATGATGCCGTACCGGATTTAGAAAATAACCGATTGGAAACACTCAGCCTTTTTAATATTCTTGGAATTTACGAGCATTGGTGGACTCCCAAATGGAGTTCAGTAGTGTATTACAGCTACTCTCAACTAGGGAAAAATCCGTTAGTGCCGCTAAATATGGTTCAAAAATTTCAAAATGCAGGGATCAACCTGATTTATCAACCTGTTAAAAATTTAAGGATTGGTGCTGAAGGCACTTATGGAAACCTGAAAAACTTCGGTCAGCAAAGTGCAAATGCTTTCAGACTTCAGTTCTCATCTTCATTATCTTTTTAA
- the gcvP gene encoding aminomethyl-transferring glycine dehydrogenase — translation MNTEQFVNRHISINEADKQAMLERVGVSSIEELISQTIPSTIRLEKDLDISEPLSEYEMLRHSKELASKNADFTNYIGFGYHNTLLPSAIQRNIFENPSWYTAYTPYQAEIAQGRLEALLNYQTVVCDLTGFALANASLLDESTAAAEAMHMFFNNRTKDQKKNNANKFFVSELVLPQTVSVLKTKAEGLEIEIVIGDHATHQFDETYYGVLLQYPGKNGVVLDYTENIIEYKKLDLQVVVACDPMALVKLKSPASMGADCAVGTSQRFGIPMGYGGPHAAFFSCKEDYKRDIPGRIIGVSVDVYGKRALRMALQTREQHIKRERATSNICTAQVLLAVMAGMYAVYHGPKGLNYIADQIHFKANALKNGLKALGYNTVEEPVFDTVKIAMNEDEKGRLMRMMQDHKINLNYFTEGFVSIAINESTSLDKLNELMVSFAQFIDKQAFKLELKEGYSIPEELLRKDEILKEEVFNKYHTETELMRYIKRLERKDLSLTHSMISLGSCTMKLNAATQMLPLSWGEWGTVHPFVPIDQAAGYQEMIAELEKDLSEITGFAGTSLQPNSGAQGEYAGLMVIREYHKSRGEAHRNVVLIPQSAHGTNPASAAMAGMKIVVVKNLESGEIDFEDLKAKTEQHSENLSAVMITYPSTYGFFDENIKEITQLIHEHGGQVYMDGANMNAQVGFTSPGNIGADVCHLNLHKTFAIPHGGGGPGVGPICVAKHLVPFLPTNANIKIGSKEAIEGISAAPYGSGLILNISYAYVKMLGTAGLKKATEHAILNANYLKEILAEHFPILYSNKNGKVAHECIVDFRQFKSLGIEVADIAKRLMDYGFHAPTVSFPVAGTLMIEPTESESKVEIDRFAEALIAIKSEIDEISEGKADTANNVLKNAPHTEQVVISDSWDKPYSREKAAYPLDWVRDHKFFASVSRVDEAFGDRNLICTCAPIESYM, via the coding sequence ATGAATACAGAACAGTTTGTGAACCGTCACATTTCCATTAATGAAGCCGATAAACAGGCGATGTTGGAAAGAGTCGGCGTTTCAAGTATTGAAGAGTTGATTTCTCAAACAATCCCATCAACAATCCGTTTAGAAAAAGACCTTGATATTTCAGAGCCCCTTTCAGAATATGAAATGCTTCGTCACTCAAAAGAATTGGCATCCAAAAATGCTGATTTTACGAATTACATCGGATTTGGATACCACAATACGCTTTTGCCATCGGCAATTCAAAGAAATATCTTTGAAAACCCAAGCTGGTATACTGCTTATACTCCTTACCAAGCAGAAATTGCTCAGGGAAGGTTAGAAGCATTACTCAACTATCAGACTGTCGTTTGTGATCTTACGGGATTTGCATTAGCGAACGCATCTTTGCTGGATGAATCTACTGCAGCTGCTGAAGCGATGCATATGTTCTTTAATAACAGAACTAAAGATCAGAAGAAAAACAATGCTAATAAATTCTTTGTTTCTGAATTGGTTTTGCCTCAGACGGTTTCTGTATTGAAAACAAAAGCTGAAGGGCTGGAAATTGAAATTGTGATCGGGGATCATGCTACGCATCAGTTTGATGAAACATATTATGGTGTTTTATTACAGTATCCTGGGAAGAATGGGGTTGTTCTGGATTATACAGAAAACATTATAGAATATAAAAAGCTTGATTTACAGGTAGTAGTTGCTTGTGATCCAATGGCTCTGGTTAAGCTTAAATCTCCTGCATCTATGGGAGCTGACTGTGCTGTAGGTACTTCACAAAGATTTGGTATCCCAATGGGGTATGGAGGTCCTCATGCAGCATTTTTCTCTTGTAAGGAAGATTATAAAAGAGATATTCCGGGAAGAATCATTGGAGTTTCTGTGGATGTGTACGGAAAGCGTGCATTAAGAATGGCTTTACAGACAAGAGAACAGCATATCAAAAGAGAAAGAGCAACATCTAATATATGTACAGCTCAGGTACTTTTAGCAGTAATGGCTGGTATGTATGCAGTTTACCACGGTCCTAAAGGATTGAATTATATCGCTGATCAGATTCACTTTAAAGCGAATGCTTTGAAAAACGGTCTAAAGGCTTTAGGATACAATACAGTTGAAGAACCTGTTTTTGATACTGTAAAAATTGCAATGAATGAAGATGAAAAAGGAAGATTGATGAGAATGATGCAAGATCATAAAATCAATTTGAATTATTTTACGGAAGGATTTGTAAGTATCGCGATCAATGAAAGTACATCTTTGGATAAGCTGAATGAGCTGATGGTTTCATTTGCTCAGTTTATCGACAAGCAAGCTTTCAAATTAGAATTAAAAGAAGGATACAGTATTCCTGAGGAATTATTGAGAAAAGACGAGATTCTTAAAGAAGAAGTATTCAACAAATACCATACGGAAACAGAATTGATGCGTTATATCAAGCGTCTGGAAAGAAAAGATTTATCATTGACTCACTCTATGATTTCTTTAGGTTCTTGTACGATGAAGCTTAACGCAGCAACGCAAATGCTTCCTCTTTCATGGGGAGAGTGGGGAACTGTGCATCCGTTTGTGCCGATAGATCAGGCAGCGGGATATCAGGAAATGATTGCAGAGCTTGAAAAAGATCTTTCTGAAATTACTGGGTTTGCAGGAACTTCATTGCAGCCGAATTCCGGAGCGCAAGGAGAATATGCAGGACTAATGGTTATCAGAGAGTATCATAAATCAAGAGGTGAAGCTCACAGAAATGTGGTATTGATTCCTCAGTCTGCGCACGGAACAAACCCTGCATCTGCAGCGATGGCAGGAATGAAAATTGTTGTTGTTAAAAATCTTGAAAGCGGAGAAATCGATTTCGAAGATCTAAAAGCTAAAACAGAACAGCATTCAGAGAACTTATCTGCGGTAATGATTACTTATCCGTCTACGTATGGATTCTTTGATGAAAACATTAAAGAAATTACTCAACTGATCCACGAACACGGAGGACAGGTATATATGGATGGTGCTAACATGAATGCTCAGGTAGGATTCACAAGTCCCGGAAATATCGGAGCTGACGTTTGTCACTTAAATCTTCATAAAACATTCGCGATTCCTCATGGAGGAGGAGGCCCTGGAGTAGGTCCTATTTGTGTAGCTAAACACCTGGTTCCGTTCTTGCCAACCAATGCGAATATTAAAATAGGTTCTAAAGAAGCAATTGAAGGTATTTCAGCGGCTCCTTACGGATCCGGATTAATCCTGAATATCTCTTATGCTTATGTTAAAATGCTAGGGACTGCAGGATTGAAGAAAGCAACTGAACATGCGATCTTAAATGCTAACTACTTAAAAGAAATCCTTGCTGAACATTTCCCTATTTTATACTCTAATAAAAATGGGAAAGTAGCTCACGAATGTATCGTAGATTTCCGTCAGTTCAAATCATTAGGAATTGAAGTGGCTGATATAGCGAAGAGATTAATGGACTATGGTTTCCATGCTCCTACGGTTTCTTTCCCTGTTGCGGGAACATTAATGATTGAGCCTACAGAGTCTGAAAGTAAAGTGGAGATAGATCGTTTTGCAGAAGCATTAATTGCTATCAAAAGTGAAATTGATGAAATTTCTGAAGGTAAAGCTGATACGGCAAACAATGTATTGAAAAATGCCCCGCATACTGAGCAGGTGGTAATTTCTGATTCTTGGGATAAACCATACAGCAGAGAAAAAGCTGCTTATCCATTAGATTGGGTGCGAGATCACAAATTCTTTGCTTCTGTTTCCAGAGTGGATGAAGCTTTCGGAGATCGAAATCTGATATGTACTTGTGCACCGATTGAATCATATATGTAA
- a CDS encoding AAA family ATPase, whose product MNLYDLIIQDKEQVTLHEVFLEESNKEQLTQLIKEHTYIKELQAYHLPVNNKVLLQGSSGCGKSMTAKAIANALGKNIIILNLSTIVSSRIGETSQNIKMIFDKAGREKSVLFLDELDQIGKSRGSDDKDVGEMRRLVNTLLQLIDYYPQDALLLCATNHPDIIDPALLRRFQVKINYKMPSKEFLDTFYDNLLSKFPEDLNSIERRYNLSFAEAKDYTFTVIKRNLIKKLEAEIQSIKS is encoded by the coding sequence ATGAATCTGTACGATCTTATTATTCAGGACAAAGAACAGGTAACACTTCATGAGGTCTTTCTCGAAGAGTCAAATAAAGAGCAGTTAACACAACTGATCAAAGAACATACTTATATCAAAGAGCTTCAGGCGTACCACTTACCAGTCAATAATAAAGTGTTGCTTCAGGGAAGTTCGGGATGTGGAAAAAGCATGACCGCTAAAGCTATCGCCAATGCCCTAGGGAAAAACATCATTATTCTTAACCTTAGTACTATCGTTTCGTCCCGTATAGGAGAAACGTCGCAGAACATTAAAATGATCTTTGATAAAGCCGGCAGAGAAAAATCAGTTCTTTTTCTGGATGAGCTGGATCAGATTGGAAAATCAAGAGGAAGTGATGATAAAGATGTGGGCGAAATGAGAAGGCTTGTTAATACCTTACTCCAGTTGATTGATTATTACCCTCAGGATGCGTTATTGCTTTGCGCCACCAATCACCCTGATATTATTGATCCTGCTTTGCTAAGACGTTTTCAGGTGAAGATTAATTATAAAATGCCTTCTAAAGAATTTCTGGATACTTTTTACGATAATCTATTATCTAAATTTCCAGAGGATTTAAACTCCATTGAGCGTAGATATAACCTTTCTTTTGCTGAGGCAAAAGACTACACATTCACAGTTATCAAAAGAAATCTGATTAAAAAACTGGAGGCGGAAATCCAATCTATCAAGTCATAA
- a CDS encoding MepB family protein: MTYEINQLQVSVFSKLELPISNVHPDLECQEYFGHNFQLNQYHIKSRKSKITPKKIGQFVTLWKRNPGTKETEPFSYLDYFDFYIIISESEHQSGFFFFPKSILIQKQILTSPSKEGKRGFRVYPNWDIPQNKQAQKTQDWQKQFFIDFSDDHFLTKFEQILNLKD, encoded by the coding sequence ATGACCTACGAAATCAATCAACTCCAAGTTTCAGTCTTCTCAAAACTGGAATTACCCATCTCAAACGTTCATCCCGATTTAGAGTGCCAAGAGTATTTCGGCCACAACTTCCAACTGAATCAATACCATATAAAGTCAAGAAAATCTAAAATTACTCCAAAGAAGATAGGGCAATTTGTAACGCTATGGAAAAGAAATCCAGGAACTAAAGAAACGGAACCGTTTTCGTATTTGGATTATTTTGATTTTTATATCATTATTTCAGAGTCTGAACACCAGTCCGGCTTTTTCTTTTTCCCAAAATCGATATTGATTCAAAAACAAATTTTAACTTCTCCATCCAAGGAAGGCAAACGCGGATTCAGGGTTTACCCCAATTGGGATATTCCTCAAAACAAACAGGCACAAAAGACCCAGGATTGGCAAAAACAGTTTTTCATTGATTTTTCCGATGATCACTTTCTTACAAAATTTGAACAAATTTTAAACCTAAAAGATTAA
- a CDS encoding DMT family transporter produces the protein MGRSYIYLMLAIVFEIIATTFLKKSEEFSKLIPSLITIVGYAAAFYFMSLTLRQVPIGVTYAIWSGVGIVCITCIGAIAFKQIPDWPAIIGIALIVIGVVVINLFSKMGTH, from the coding sequence ATGGGACGCAGTTATATTTACCTTATGCTGGCAATTGTTTTTGAGATCATTGCCACAACATTTTTGAAAAAGTCTGAAGAGTTTTCAAAACTGATTCCTTCCTTAATTACTATAGTAGGATATGCTGCAGCTTTTTACTTTATGAGTCTAACCCTTAGACAGGTTCCTATAGGGGTTACTTATGCGATATGGTCTGGTGTAGGGATTGTGTGCATTACTTGTATCGGAGCGATAGCGTTCAAGCAAATACCTGACTGGCCAGCGATCATTGGGATTGCACTGATCGTAATTGGAGTGGTTGTGATTAATCTGTTTTCCAAAATGGGAACACATTAG
- a CDS encoding glycosyltransferase family 32 protein, translating to MPIPKQIFQTFKSKKLPWLTQWYIWNMKRKNPEYDYFFYDDNDIQKFIEDEFPPEYIENYNKLTIGAAKADFFRYAILYKKGGVYLDIDSAITKPLRQLINEDDEAVISKERHEGLYVQWALIFNKNHPFLKKTLELMLDNIKTHRYPNNIHATTGPTVFSNGIKQSLAEKPSIPHRIFNGIEFRGYLQFKYKLGKFFLYEKRAEHWKQKQVTQDIIKVQDQLGLFIMIQTILEILV from the coding sequence ATGCCCATTCCAAAACAAATATTTCAAACTTTTAAGTCTAAAAAACTTCCTTGGCTGACCCAATGGTATATCTGGAATATGAAGAGAAAAAATCCCGAATACGACTATTTTTTCTATGATGATAATGATATCCAGAAATTCATAGAGGATGAATTTCCTCCCGAGTATATTGAAAATTACAACAAATTAACTATTGGTGCTGCAAAGGCAGACTTTTTCAGATATGCTATCCTATATAAAAAAGGAGGCGTTTATTTAGACATAGACAGTGCTATTACAAAGCCCCTGCGTCAATTAATCAATGAAGATGATGAAGCGGTAATCAGCAAGGAAAGACATGAGGGACTATATGTGCAGTGGGCCCTTATTTTTAATAAGAATCACCCTTTCCTGAAGAAAACACTGGAACTGATGCTGGATAATATCAAAACACACCGTTATCCTAATAATATTCATGCTACTACAGGGCCTACTGTTTTCAGCAATGGTATTAAGCAATCTCTCGCAGAAAAACCCAGCATTCCCCACAGAATATTTAATGGAATTGAATTCCGTGGATATTTACAATTTAAATATAAACTGGGTAAATTCTTTCTTTACGAAAAAAGAGCAGAACACTGGAAACAAAAACAAGTCACACAGGATATTATTAAAGTACAGGATCAACTTGGTTTATTCATCATGATACAGACCATTCTTGAAATCCTGGTATAG
- a CDS encoding class I SAM-dependent methyltransferase, translated as MITDNAWKERWNERYRNDEFAYGTEPNEYLKEQLEKIPVGSILFPAEGEGRNAVFAAQLGWEVTAFDISTAGRSKALQLAEKKQITIDYHVGELQTLNFQKDQFDCLALIYAHFPADIKSSIHTMLDQYLRKGGYVIFEAFSKNHLEYIARNEKIGGPKDIESLFSIEEIKADFPNYDVIKLKESEVELQEGLFHNGTGSVIRFIGKKK; from the coding sequence ATGATAACCGACAACGCCTGGAAAGAACGATGGAATGAAAGATACCGTAATGATGAATTCGCTTATGGTACAGAACCCAACGAGTATTTAAAAGAACAATTGGAAAAGATTCCGGTAGGATCGATTCTTTTTCCAGCAGAAGGAGAAGGTCGCAATGCTGTCTTCGCTGCTCAACTAGGTTGGGAAGTCACTGCTTTTGACATCAGTACGGCAGGAAGAAGCAAAGCATTACAATTAGCAGAAAAGAAACAGATTACGATTGATTATCATGTTGGTGAACTTCAAACACTGAATTTTCAAAAGGATCAATTTGATTGTCTTGCTCTCATTTACGCCCATTTTCCTGCAGATATAAAATCTTCTATCCATACGATGCTTGATCAATATCTTCGCAAAGGAGGATATGTTATTTTTGAAGCCTTTAGCAAAAATCATCTTGAGTATATTGCAAGAAACGAAAAGATAGGTGGTCCGAAAGATATCGAGTCATTGTTCTCCATCGAAGAAATCAAAGCCGATTTTCCAAATTATGATGTGATAAAACTGAAAGAATCCGAGGTAGAACTTCAGGAAGGTTTATTTCATAACGGAACAGGTTCTGTCATCCGATTCATAGGAAAGAAGAAATAA
- a CDS encoding endonuclease, which produces MPEGPSILLMKEDLIEFVGKKVTDASGNAKFDKEPIIGKILLEVRTFGKQTYLVFDTFSVRIHLLMFGSYSINEQTKPNTSLRLALFFKTGSLYFYTCSVKLVEPAFLKTIDWEADIMSDEWNPRKAEKKLKSKPEMMVCDALMNQDIFSGVGNIIKNEVLFRIGVQPESLVGNLPPKKLKELISEARNYSFDFLKWKREFVLKKHWLVHTKNTCPICGQKLIKKQTGLGKRRSFYCEKDQKLY; this is translated from the coding sequence ATGCCAGAAGGTCCGTCTATACTCCTCATGAAAGAAGATCTAATTGAATTTGTAGGTAAAAAAGTTACCGATGCATCGGGAAATGCCAAATTTGATAAAGAGCCTATCATTGGAAAAATACTTCTCGAAGTCCGAACTTTTGGAAAGCAAACTTATCTGGTCTTCGACACTTTCAGCGTTAGGATTCATCTTCTCATGTTTGGTTCTTACAGCATTAACGAGCAAACAAAACCCAACACCAGTCTTCGTTTAGCATTATTTTTCAAAACTGGAAGCCTCTATTTTTATACTTGTTCCGTAAAACTTGTGGAACCTGCATTTTTAAAAACCATTGATTGGGAAGCTGATATTATGAGTGATGAATGGAATCCCCGTAAGGCCGAAAAAAAGCTGAAATCAAAACCTGAAATGATGGTATGTGATGCACTCATGAATCAGGACATTTTCTCAGGAGTCGGAAATATTATTAAAAATGAAGTTCTTTTCAGAATCGGCGTTCAGCCTGAAAGCTTAGTAGGAAACTTACCTCCTAAAAAATTAAAAGAACTTATTTCCGAAGCCCGGAATTACAGCTTTGATTTTCTGAAATGGAAAAGAGAATTTGTTTTGAAAAAGCACTGGCTTGTGCATACTAAAAACACCTGCCCGATATGTGGACAAAAATTAATAAAGAAACAAACCGGTCTCGGAAAAAGAAGAAGTTTTTATTGTGAAAAAGATCAAAAACTTTACTAG